The Thermoplasmata archaeon genome has a segment encoding these proteins:
- a CDS encoding tetratricopeptide repeat protein — protein sequence MAEFPLVDRHKELTFLTERLKRVEDGDGCAVLLKGDTGTGKTRLCQELLMLAYDKGFSTLSGWCISQSVQPLIAFEDALKGVGLQHLIEEGKPPKIEGIYFFNANNLIWSIERERIKAEEVSYEKVRSFVFREAEKPVDGEEGSVRITRYGNYEAIHMNHGDLNLCVITYGRVRETLVRDLQGILIRNQVGEHEAIKSECGNLMRSGKYDGIDWAQGIHDAKKLNLFENLLLGLKRYAEKQPVVLFIDDLHLADTATIELFLYIARNIKKAKILLLGTLNTESGVIPENWKEILHQIELEQIIETLVLKNLSPEEVGEIFCMVTGIKLSYELERLIYEVTGGNPLFVAEYLQHLKRSYTFRTEQDMIKILKSGKLPETLSNLVLTKFEKLPKIERDVCITISVLRFAEPQLLSSICGIPAKDVSHVLCNLQERGILAMQGTFWKFVNSTFSEAIYTMLSNTRRVYLHRKALANLLADYSTDERFFGEILRHGLILNNKEVVQEYGMKAGDAAMSRYSVNEAIENYMAAINAADEEKRKKFLPKVLKALEIVSRHDECIGLIDKALKSAKEPKERAELFRRKAEVLIKKGEYTEGMACAREALQILQAGKEQCEDEDLAKVYSVIGVLYERKGGYTDAMRWEGKALQILEKLEGTESTLSFVYNRMGVVCWHIGDYKTSELYYKKSLEIAQKKNDLVAISRCYNNLGVLYRNKGELGRALEFYLKSLEIDEKIGDRWGIAGTCNNIGVVYHEMGNIPESLEYYNRALEIEREVGDLWGIALLNNNLGIGYFEMGILDKSLEHYKTALTIYERVGDSKGTAIVYNNIGDVYSMYGDYETAREYYNKSVEMCRRIGAIDYLFNPIHGLVEISLSPSAMPYCEEKLRELQEIAEKLSDRKKITMVKAMKARVETVKGNIHEAKRLFQDAERNFEECGELIDLAKVRYYYGIFEIKVGEKEEARKLLRAAEKMFSKFNMAGWRQRAELALGAIDGESLRD from the coding sequence ATGGCGGAGTTTCCTCTCGTGGATAGGCACAAAGAGCTTACGTTTCTGACAGAGCGGCTGAAGAGGGTAGAAGATGGCGATGGCTGTGCAGTTCTTTTGAAAGGAGATACAGGGACTGGTAAAACTAGATTATGCCAGGAACTTCTTATGCTTGCATATGACAAGGGTTTCAGTACATTATCTGGTTGGTGCATATCACAGAGCGTCCAGCCCCTAATTGCTTTTGAAGATGCACTAAAAGGAGTTGGTCTTCAGCATCTAATTGAGGAAGGAAAGCCTCCGAAAATTGAAGGTATTTATTTTTTTAACGCAAATAATTTGATCTGGAGCATTGAGCGGGAGCGTATCAAGGCAGAGGAAGTGAGCTATGAGAAAGTTAGGAGTTTTGTTTTCAGGGAGGCGGAGAAGCCAGTTGATGGTGAAGAAGGGTCTGTTAGAATAACAAGATATGGAAATTATGAGGCAATACACATGAACCACGGAGATCTAAACCTGTGTGTTATCACATATGGAAGGGTGAGGGAGACCCTCGTTCGTGACCTTCAAGGAATTTTAATAAGGAATCAGGTAGGGGAGCATGAAGCAATTAAATCTGAATGTGGAAACTTGATGAGGTCAGGAAAATATGATGGAATTGACTGGGCTCAAGGCATACATGACGCAAAAAAGCTGAATCTATTTGAGAATCTGTTACTCGGGCTAAAGAGATATGCGGAAAAACAGCCAGTCGTATTGTTTATAGATGACCTTCATCTTGCAGATACAGCTACAATTGAACTTTTCCTTTACATTGCTAGAAACATCAAAAAAGCAAAAATATTGCTCTTGGGAACTCTAAATACTGAGAGCGGTGTAATCCCTGAGAACTGGAAAGAGATTCTCCATCAGATTGAGTTGGAGCAAATTATAGAGACACTTGTTTTGAAGAATCTTTCTCCAGAAGAAGTAGGAGAGATTTTTTGCATGGTGACAGGCATAAAGTTATCGTATGAGCTTGAGCGTCTAATTTACGAAGTTACGGGTGGGAACCCATTGTTTGTCGCAGAATATCTTCAGCATCTCAAGCGTAGTTATACTTTCAGAACTGAGCAGGACATGATAAAAATTCTGAAATCTGGGAAACTCCCAGAAACCCTTTCTAACCTCGTGCTTACAAAATTTGAGAAGCTGCCAAAAATTGAACGGGATGTTTGCATCACCATTTCAGTTCTGAGGTTTGCAGAACCACAGCTTTTGTCAAGTATCTGTGGCATTCCAGCAAAAGATGTTTCTCATGTGCTTTGTAATCTCCAGGAGCGAGGGATTCTAGCAATGCAGGGCACCTTCTGGAAGTTTGTAAACTCAACGTTTTCAGAGGCAATCTATACAATGCTCAGTAACACGAGAAGGGTTTACCTCCATCGGAAAGCCCTAGCAAATTTGTTAGCTGACTACAGCACTGATGAAAGATTTTTTGGAGAAATTCTGAGGCACGGCTTGATTTTGAATAACAAAGAAGTGGTTCAGGAGTATGGAATGAAAGCTGGTGATGCAGCAATGTCAAGGTACTCCGTAAATGAGGCCATAGAAAATTACATGGCGGCGATAAATGCGGCGGATGAAGAAAAAAGAAAGAAGTTTCTCCCAAAAGTGCTGAAAGCTCTTGAAATCGTGTCAAGACATGATGAATGCATAGGACTGATAGATAAAGCATTGAAGAGTGCCAAAGAGCCAAAAGAGAGAGCCGAGTTGTTTCGCAGAAAGGCGGAGGTTTTGATAAAGAAGGGAGAGTACACCGAGGGAATGGCATGTGCGAGGGAAGCGTTGCAAATCCTTCAGGCCGGAAAAGAACAATGTGAGGATGAAGACCTAGCAAAAGTTTATAGTGTGATTGGCGTTCTTTACGAGAGAAAGGGGGGATATACAGACGCAATGCGATGGGAAGGCAAAGCTCTTCAGATTCTTGAAAAACTGGAGGGCACGGAAAGCACCCTCTCTTTTGTTTACAATAGAATGGGCGTAGTGTGTTGGCATATAGGTGACTACAAAACAAGTGAACTCTACTATAAAAAAAGCTTGGAAATTGCTCAGAAGAAAAATGATCTAGTAGCTATATCAAGATGTTATAACAATCTGGGCGTGCTTTACCGAAACAAAGGTGAGTTGGGGAGAGCCCTTGAATTTTATCTCAAAAGTTTGGAAATTGACGAAAAAATTGGAGATAGATGGGGAATTGCAGGCACATGCAATAACATTGGAGTAGTGTATCATGAGATGGGAAATATTCCCGAATCATTGGAATACTACAATCGTGCCCTTGAAATAGAGAGAGAGGTGGGAGACCTCTGGGGCATTGCCCTCCTCAATAATAATCTTGGCATTGGATACTTTGAAATGGGAATTTTGGACAAATCTTTAGAGCATTACAAAACTGCATTGACCATTTATGAGAGAGTTGGTGATTCCAAAGGCACTGCCATTGTTTACAACAACATTGGTGATGTCTACAGCATGTATGGCGACTATGAAACTGCTAGAGAATACTACAACAAAAGTGTGGAGATGTGCAGAAGAATTGGGGCGATAGATTATCTATTTAACCCAATTCATGGCCTTGTAGAAATCTCACTTTCTCCTTCTGCTATGCCGTATTGTGAAGAAAAGCTGAGGGAGTTGCAGGAGATTGCTGAAAAGTTATCAGATAGGAAAAAAATTACAATGGTAAAAGCGATGAAAGCCAGAGTGGAGACAGTGAAGGGCAATATACATGAGGCAAAAAGGTTGTTTCAAGATGCAGAGAGAAATTTTGAGGAGTGTGGAGAACTCATAGACCTGGCAAAGGTGCGGTATTACTATGGGATTTTTGAAATAAAAGTTGGAGAAAAAGAGGAAGCAAGAAAATTGCTTCGGGCTGCTGAAAAAATGTTCTCAAAATTTAATATGGCTGGCTGGAGGCAACGCGCAGAGTTAGCTTTGGGAGCGATCGATGGTGAATCCCTCAGGGATTAG
- a CDS encoding cytidine deaminase, protein MRKDYMRLLDFAKDAMANTYAPYSKFPVGAALLTADGMIYTGANVENASYGLTICAERVAITKAVSEGKRKFVAIAVVGNVEVTPCGACRQFIYEFGPDIDVIYLKNRKVVVKKISELIPEGFTIDRSQS, encoded by the coding sequence ATGCGAAAGGATTACATGCGACTGCTGGATTTTGCGAAAGATGCAATGGCAAATACCTATGCGCCCTACTCTAAATTCCCGGTGGGTGCTGCACTCCTCACTGCTGATGGAATGATTTATACTGGTGCAAATGTGGAAAACGCTTCCTATGGATTGACTATCTGTGCAGAGAGAGTGGCGATTACTAAAGCCGTGAGCGAAGGTAAAAGGAAATTCGTGGCAATCGCAGTTGTTGGAAATGTAGAAGTTACTCCATGTGGCGCCTGCAGACAATTCATCTATGAGTTTGGCCCAGACATTGATGTGATATATTTAAAGAACAGAAAGGTAGTTGTGAAAAAAATCTCGGAACTAATCCCTGAGGGATTCACCATCGATCGCTCCCAAAGCTAA
- a CDS encoding tetratricopeptide repeat protein, with amino-acid sequence MQALFVNRKKEIAEINSAVKNLKERNEGFAILITGEPGIGKTRLLEEAGRIATEQGISVIQEKCTPENKMPFGTVKSLVMKGYDTLLANSDTGGLLPLGLAFETAEKVERERIVSEQYRVFEQLYSNLVELSRSSPICVLVDDLQWADSGTISFFHYLARNIGKTRIMFVATASEVEETNEFLDNTVKTMNVEKVLKILSLKPLSAQDTVLLIKGTLNMDLSDKILRKIHEKTSGNPLFILEIMETLKEKAAKIEMLERVTIPLSLSAAYQKRIKALDKDMRETMCLLSILGREFAYEDACAVIGLEEEVILECIEKMIAMGFLVEKVGTEERYLFLNNPVYETLYSMVPKTKASEVHKRMAEYLIKTKNREEFFEEIGRHLSIAGLPECAEYYLKSAVYYLRNFTIEDCLRNAQYALEYGEKLGVADGLKAKIYKTLGYAFSVISDFQKGIEYYEKALALTFDDKDVAEIIFHLANDYVKMARYEDALSLLKKIPSSALENLDVKAEALFVEGSVYFKWGKLEQALEKYSKASEIVKGLDNKKLRADILNSTGVLLQQMGNYKEAEKNLLEAYKLREELKNVREIASSCNGLGLFYLNTGHPEKGLPYLLSAEKIYHKIGDVYGLSIVINNIGIVHWARGEYNQAIEYFKKEVEYTTKIGDRSGTGYGLYNIGTIYDEMGENQKALDYYTRAEAVFAEIGELSMAGCAAAGKACMLAALGDVKEAEEEIDRVLRKFIHSQNSDDLAVIKMMKARILTYAKNYSIAEEFFLDVIDYFETQEKLGDLASALTSLGKMYIRAGEMEKARECLERALAVSEKIGSEVWKNKIKELLQSI; translated from the coding sequence GTGCAGGCATTATTCGTTAACAGAAAAAAAGAAATTGCGGAGATAAATAGCGCAGTAAAAAACCTAAAGGAAAGAAACGAAGGATTTGCCATTCTTATCACAGGTGAACCAGGTATTGGAAAAACACGATTGCTAGAAGAAGCAGGCAGAATTGCCACAGAGCAGGGTATCAGTGTCATTCAAGAAAAATGCACGCCTGAAAATAAAATGCCTTTTGGGACTGTGAAGTCATTGGTGATGAAAGGATATGACACACTCCTTGCTAATTCGGATACTGGTGGCTTGCTCCCCCTAGGACTTGCATTTGAAACTGCAGAGAAAGTGGAGCGGGAAAGAATTGTTTCCGAACAGTATAGAGTGTTTGAGCAACTCTATAGTAATCTAGTAGAACTCTCGAGGTCCTCTCCCATTTGCGTGCTAGTTGATGACTTACAATGGGCAGACAGTGGCACAATTTCCTTCTTCCATTACCTTGCAAGGAACATCGGAAAAACAAGAATCATGTTTGTGGCAACTGCATCTGAAGTAGAAGAAACAAACGAGTTCCTTGATAACACAGTGAAAACAATGAATGTGGAGAAAGTTTTGAAAATTCTGAGTTTGAAGCCCCTCTCTGCACAAGATACAGTCCTTCTGATAAAGGGAACATTGAACATGGATTTATCCGACAAGATTCTGAGAAAAATACATGAAAAGACCTCTGGTAATCCCCTTTTTATTTTGGAGATTATGGAAACACTCAAGGAGAAGGCCGCCAAAATTGAAATGCTAGAGCGAGTCACAATCCCTCTGTCCCTCAGTGCCGCGTACCAGAAGAGAATAAAAGCCCTAGATAAAGATATGAGAGAGACGATGTGTCTCCTTTCAATTCTCGGCAGAGAATTCGCATACGAAGACGCTTGTGCAGTAATCGGTCTGGAGGAAGAGGTTATTCTCGAGTGCATTGAAAAGATGATTGCGATGGGATTCCTCGTAGAGAAAGTGGGTACGGAGGAACGATACCTGTTTCTTAACAATCCAGTATACGAGACACTCTACTCAATGGTTCCAAAAACCAAAGCCTCTGAAGTCCACAAAAGAATGGCGGAATATTTAATTAAAACCAAAAATAGGGAAGAGTTTTTCGAAGAGATTGGAAGACATCTAAGCATTGCAGGGTTACCTGAGTGCGCTGAATATTACTTGAAAAGTGCAGTGTACTATCTTAGAAATTTTACAATTGAGGACTGTCTTAGAAATGCCCAGTATGCACTTGAATATGGAGAGAAATTAGGGGTAGCTGATGGACTAAAGGCCAAGATATACAAAACTCTTGGTTATGCATTTTCGGTAATTTCTGACTTCCAGAAAGGAATTGAATATTATGAAAAAGCACTCGCACTCACATTTGATGATAAGGATGTTGCTGAGATAATTTTCCATCTTGCCAACGACTATGTGAAGATGGCGAGGTATGAAGATGCACTATCTCTTTTGAAAAAAATCCCATCATCTGCATTGGAGAATCTAGATGTTAAAGCAGAAGCGTTGTTTGTGGAAGGAAGTGTGTATTTTAAGTGGGGAAAGCTTGAGCAAGCACTGGAAAAATATTCCAAGGCAAGCGAAATTGTGAAAGGTTTAGATAACAAAAAGTTGAGAGCCGATATTCTGAACTCCACTGGGGTCTTATTGCAGCAGATGGGGAACTACAAAGAAGCGGAGAAAAATCTTCTGGAAGCTTATAAGCTTCGGGAAGAACTCAAAAATGTGCGAGAGATTGCAAGTTCATGTAATGGACTTGGACTCTTCTACCTAAACACAGGACACCCTGAGAAAGGCCTACCGTACCTGCTTTCTGCGGAGAAAATTTACCACAAAATCGGAGACGTGTATGGACTTTCTATTGTGATTAACAACATTGGCATTGTACACTGGGCAAGAGGGGAGTACAATCAGGCAATTGAATATTTCAAAAAGGAGGTAGAATACACCACAAAAATAGGGGATAGAAGCGGCACTGGCTATGGACTCTACAACATTGGCACAATTTACGACGAAATGGGTGAAAACCAGAAAGCACTGGACTATTACACACGGGCGGAAGCAGTATTTGCAGAGATTGGAGAACTGAGTATGGCGGGATGTGCTGCAGCTGGTAAAGCATGCATGTTAGCAGCGTTAGGAGATGTGAAAGAAGCTGAAGAGGAGATTGATAGGGTATTGCGAAAATTCATTCATAGCCAAAATAGCGATGATTTAGCTGTGATAAAAATGATGAAGGCAAGGATTCTCACTTATGCTAAAAATTATTCGATTGCAGAAGAATTCTTCCTTGATGTGATTGATTACTTTGAGACACAAGAAAAACTAGGAGATCTTGCGAGTGCCCTTACCTCTTTGGGAAAGATGTACATTAGAGCTGGAGAGATGGAGAAGGCACGCGAATGTCTCGAGCGAGCTCTGGCAGTTAGTGAGAAAATTGGTTCTGAGGTCTGGAAGAACAAGATAAAGGAGTTGCTTCAGAGCATCTGA
- a CDS encoding helix-turn-helix domain-containing protein, with amino-acid sequence MQGLKPPASCSEVLRYIFKLSSLEYEVLKQLVRAEARGMTVEELANVLGKHQATVHRALSQLMAKGLCKRKTEYLPKGGYYYRYYVLPPEQLKAMIVMCIEKWYNAAKEQVNKFEI; translated from the coding sequence GTGCAGGGATTAAAGCCACCCGCGAGTTGCAGTGAGGTGCTCCGCTATATATTCAAATTAAGCTCGCTGGAATACGAGGTGTTGAAGCAACTTGTGAGGGCAGAGGCCAGAGGAATGACTGTTGAAGAACTTGCAAATGTGCTAGGCAAGCATCAGGCAACAGTCCACAGAGCACTAAGTCAGCTAATGGCAAAGGGGCTCTGCAAGAGAAAAACAGAGTATCTTCCAAAAGGGGGTTACTATTACAGATACTATGTACTCCCACCAGAACAGTTGAAAGCAATGATTGTTATGTGCATTGAAAAATGGTATAACGCTGCCAAAGAACAGGTAAACAAATTTGAGATTTAG
- a CDS encoding transcription factor S produces MFCPKCGSLMVPASGKWVCRRCKNEVPIDSSQSQTFETRSKSKELTIIDQPLDTLPKTTDTECPKCGNKEAYWVLRQTRAADEPETKIYQCTKCGHKWREY; encoded by the coding sequence ATGTTCTGTCCAAAATGCGGCAGCTTGATGGTGCCAGCATCAGGTAAATGGGTGTGCAGGCGATGCAAAAACGAGGTTCCTATTGATTCCTCACAAAGCCAGACCTTCGAAACACGTTCAAAATCAAAAGAGCTCACAATCATAGACCAGCCCTTGGATACGCTTCCAAAGACCACGGACACAGAGTGTCCGAAGTGCGGTAATAAGGAGGCATATTGGGTTCTGAGACAGACAAGGGCTGCTGATGAGCCAGAAACAAAGATATATCAATGCACAAAATGTGGACATAAATGGCGTGAGTACTAA